From Haloterrigena salifodinae, the proteins below share one genomic window:
- a CDS encoding Gfo/Idh/MocA family protein → MIQLGTGNQGEAWCREFLPPNVEDGTVEVVAAVDVNEGALTNAVEALPLSEAECYTDAETAMAEHGRDADAVALVVPPGARTELVSLAIDHDLEILTEKPIAASMDDTVEIVELVEESDTKLGVTMSHRFRRDVTSLRRRLRSGEDGPVDYLYCRYAVNARSRGSWAGERLYDIEEQPLLVDGAIHHLDLLADLAGGRAETVFCRSWNPEYSDFAGDPNAIVQLGMDNGTTIVYEGLNTAATSFNGWWAERIRANCRDASLVLDDGELRRFPYERSAENCLGHTSLEAGEPITLESGKKWGNALLVERFAEWCAGGEPMETNARANLRSMAIVFAAIESAETGEAVEVREFLSEQIDSDSPLAEQR, encoded by the coding sequence GTGATACAGCTCGGGACGGGAAACCAGGGCGAAGCCTGGTGTCGGGAGTTCCTCCCGCCGAACGTCGAAGACGGGACCGTCGAGGTCGTCGCGGCCGTCGACGTGAACGAGGGGGCGCTGACGAACGCAGTCGAGGCGCTTCCGCTCTCAGAGGCCGAGTGCTATACGGACGCCGAGACGGCGATGGCGGAACACGGGCGCGACGCGGACGCCGTGGCGCTCGTCGTCCCGCCCGGCGCTCGAACGGAACTCGTCTCGCTCGCGATCGATCACGACCTCGAGATACTCACGGAGAAGCCGATCGCCGCGTCGATGGACGACACCGTCGAGATCGTCGAACTGGTCGAAGAGAGCGACACGAAGCTGGGCGTCACGATGAGCCACCGGTTTCGGCGGGACGTTACCTCGCTCCGGCGGCGGCTTCGATCGGGCGAGGACGGCCCCGTCGATTACCTGTACTGTCGGTACGCGGTCAACGCCCGGTCCCGCGGGAGCTGGGCCGGCGAACGGCTGTACGACATCGAGGAACAGCCGCTGCTCGTCGACGGCGCGATCCACCACCTCGATCTGCTGGCAGATCTGGCCGGCGGGCGCGCCGAAACGGTGTTCTGTCGCTCATGGAACCCGGAGTACTCCGACTTCGCGGGCGATCCGAACGCGATCGTGCAACTGGGCATGGACAATGGGACGACGATCGTCTACGAAGGACTGAACACGGCCGCGACCAGTTTCAACGGCTGGTGGGCGGAACGCATCCGGGCGAACTGTCGGGACGCCTCGCTGGTCCTCGACGACGGCGAACTCCGTCGGTTCCCCTACGAGCGGTCTGCGGAGAACTGTCTCGGCCACACATCGCTCGAGGCGGGCGAGCCGATCACCCTCGAGAGCGGGAAGAAGTGGGGGAACGCCCTGCTCGTCGAGCGGTTCGCCGAGTGGTGTGCCGGCGGCGAGCCGATGGAGACGAACGCCCGCGCGAACCTCCGGTCGATGGCGATCGTCTTCGCCGCCATCGAGAGCGCCGAGACCGGCGAGGCGGTCGAGGTACGGGAGTTCCTGTCCGAGCAGATCGATTCTGACTCGCCGCTCGCGGAGCAACGGTAA
- a CDS encoding glycoside hydrolase family 3 protein, with product MVSQQRRDVLAGIGAGTGLSLVGGIATAEIDGTDDRDDGTSEVPFDDRIADLLERLTIDEKASLLHQYQPPIPSAGLDAFRTGTEALHGVAWLGEATVFPQAIGLGSTWDPDLVERVGDAVGDEVRGKHNATDGGVGLNIWSPTVDPLRDPRWGRNEEGYAEDPLVSGEIATAYTDGLTGDHPTYLKTAPILKHYIGYNNETERTTTNAELPPRLLREYYLPFFRDPIESGTAAGVMASYNLVNGRPMTVSPLLDGVREWAPDGNAIMNVSDAWAPVNLTGDQAYFDSDAEARAAAVLAGLDSFTEFGADNSTTTDALLGAIEDGHLDETDLDRAAGHVLTVRSLLGEFLEPSEDPYADLTEDVIGHEDHRELACEAARKGTVLLENGGDGDGVLPLSTDDTVAVVGPLSDRVFEDWYSGTMPYRITLREGLRDRFGPGRLRTDVGADRIALKERSSGDYVSAGVGKGGGVLGLQSTDAPSVQLFERIQWTDDAWTLRATANERYVTVDGDELVNSSDGPGGWEVVDEAFEFVDVGDAVVLYHPGSDSYVTVEEGTLRASADAQADAARFDVEVRTDGIEAAVEAARDADAAVIAVGTHPLMGGRETQDRETLALPHSQRELVERVSDAQPDTAVVLQSSYPVHLEGVEDRVPSILWTSHAGQETGRALTDVLVGDVSPGGRLTQTWPRSADRLPDITEYNIAETGMTYRYGQADPLYAFGHGRSYSSFEYDDRRISPTGPLEPGETATVSVQVTNTGSTAADEVVQFYTRQRQSRTDQPERVLRGFERIHLEPGESVTVEFSVGYNEFSFWDVTRRQRVVERATHSVLVGAASDDIRERGSIRVDGETIPPRDLSATTRAVDADDWSWSEIELLDRSRSAGTVVGMTDGSWLSFADVDLRSKPTKATVSVARADEGEATLQLRRGSPSGPLLGRTGVPSTGGVYEYAERTLSLEHANGNNRDLYVVVRGGDVRVHTIQLE from the coding sequence ATGGTTAGCCAGCAACGCAGAGACGTACTCGCAGGTATCGGAGCGGGAACGGGGCTGTCCCTCGTCGGGGGCATCGCAACTGCCGAAATCGATGGAACCGACGACCGGGACGACGGGACGTCCGAGGTACCGTTCGACGACCGAATCGCCGACCTCCTCGAGCGACTCACGATCGACGAGAAGGCGTCGTTGCTCCACCAGTATCAGCCGCCGATTCCGAGCGCCGGACTGGACGCGTTCCGGACCGGGACGGAAGCGCTCCACGGCGTCGCGTGGCTGGGCGAGGCGACTGTCTTTCCGCAGGCGATTGGCCTCGGGAGCACGTGGGATCCGGACCTAGTCGAGCGCGTCGGCGACGCCGTCGGCGACGAAGTGCGCGGGAAACACAACGCAACGGACGGCGGCGTCGGCCTCAACATCTGGTCGCCGACGGTCGACCCCCTCCGCGACCCCCGCTGGGGCCGCAACGAGGAGGGGTACGCCGAAGATCCGCTGGTGAGCGGCGAGATCGCGACGGCCTACACGGACGGGTTGACCGGCGACCATCCGACGTACCTCAAGACGGCGCCGATACTCAAACACTACATCGGATACAACAACGAGACTGAGCGCACAACGACCAACGCCGAGTTGCCGCCGCGGCTCCTCCGCGAGTACTATCTTCCCTTCTTCCGGGATCCGATCGAATCCGGAACCGCGGCCGGCGTCATGGCCTCGTACAACCTCGTCAACGGTCGACCGATGACGGTCTCGCCGTTGCTGGACGGAGTTCGGGAGTGGGCGCCCGACGGCAACGCGATCATGAACGTCAGCGACGCCTGGGCGCCGGTGAATCTGACCGGCGACCAGGCGTACTTCGACTCGGATGCGGAAGCGCGCGCCGCCGCGGTACTCGCGGGACTCGACAGCTTCACCGAGTTCGGCGCCGATAACTCGACGACGACCGACGCGCTACTGGGTGCGATCGAGGACGGGCATCTCGACGAGACAGATCTCGACCGGGCCGCCGGCCACGTGCTGACGGTGCGCTCGCTGCTCGGGGAGTTCCTCGAGCCCTCGGAAGACCCCTACGCCGATCTCACCGAGGACGTCATCGGCCACGAGGACCACCGCGAACTCGCCTGCGAGGCGGCGCGAAAGGGGACCGTCCTGCTCGAGAACGGCGGTGACGGCGACGGCGTGCTCCCGCTCTCGACGGACGACACTGTCGCCGTCGTGGGGCCGCTCTCCGATCGGGTGTTCGAGGACTGGTACAGCGGTACGATGCCGTACCGGATCACCCTTCGCGAGGGACTGCGGGATCGATTCGGTCCCGGCCGGCTCCGCACCGACGTCGGCGCCGATCGGATCGCACTCAAAGAGCGCTCGTCCGGCGACTACGTGTCGGCCGGCGTCGGCAAGGGCGGCGGCGTCCTTGGGCTGCAGAGCACCGACGCGCCCAGCGTGCAGTTGTTCGAACGGATCCAGTGGACGGACGACGCCTGGACGCTCCGGGCGACGGCCAACGAGCGGTACGTGACCGTCGACGGGGACGAACTGGTCAACTCCTCAGACGGACCCGGGGGCTGGGAGGTGGTCGACGAGGCCTTCGAGTTCGTCGACGTCGGCGATGCAGTCGTCCTGTACCATCCCGGCAGCGACAGCTACGTGACCGTCGAGGAGGGAACGCTACGGGCCAGCGCCGACGCACAGGCGGACGCCGCCAGGTTCGACGTCGAAGTGCGAACCGACGGAATCGAAGCGGCGGTCGAGGCCGCGCGCGACGCCGACGCCGCGGTCATCGCGGTCGGCACGCACCCGCTGATGGGCGGCCGCGAGACACAGGATCGAGAGACGCTCGCCCTCCCGCACTCCCAGCGCGAACTCGTCGAGCGCGTCAGCGACGCCCAGCCGGATACCGCGGTCGTCCTGCAGAGCAGCTACCCGGTCCACCTCGAGGGCGTCGAGGACCGCGTGCCGTCGATCCTCTGGACCAGCCACGCCGGGCAGGAGACCGGGCGCGCGCTGACGGACGTGCTGGTCGGCGACGTCTCCCCCGGCGGCCGGCTGACCCAGACCTGGCCGCGCTCGGCCGATCGCCTCCCCGATATCACCGAGTACAACATCGCCGAGACGGGGATGACCTACCGCTACGGACAGGCGGACCCCCTGTACGCGTTCGGACACGGGCGCTCCTACAGCAGCTTCGAGTACGACGATCGCCGCATCTCGCCGACGGGGCCGCTCGAGCCCGGCGAGACGGCGACCGTCAGCGTTCAGGTCACCAACACCGGCTCGACGGCCGCCGACGAAGTCGTCCAGTTCTACACCCGCCAGCGCCAGTCCCGAACCGACCAGCCCGAGCGGGTGCTACGCGGGTTCGAGCGGATCCACCTCGAGCCCGGCGAGAGCGTGACCGTCGAGTTCTCGGTCGGGTACAACGAGTTCTCGTTCTGGGACGTCACGCGCCGGCAGCGGGTCGTCGAGCGGGCGACGCACTCGGTGCTCGTCGGCGCCGCGTCCGACGATATCCGGGAGCGCGGATCGATCCGCGTCGACGGCGAGACGATCCCGCCGCGGGACCTCTCCGCGACGACGCGGGCCGTCGACGCCGACGACTGGTCGTGGTCGGAGATCGAACTCCTCGACCGGTCGCGTTCTGCGGGGACGGTCGTCGGCATGACCGACGGCTCGTGGCTCTCGTTCGCGGACGTCGACCTGCGGAGCAAGCCGACTAAAGCGACCGTCTCGGTCGCCAGAGCGGACGAGGGCGAGGCGACGCTACAACTACGCCGGGGCTCGCCGTCTGGACCGCTGCTCGGTCGGACGGGGGTCCCCTCGACGGGTGGCGTCTACGAGTACGCTGAGCGGACGCTGTCGCTGGAGCACGCCAACGGGAACAACAGGGACCTCTACGTCGTGGTTCGCGGCGGCGACGTCCGCGTGCACACGATCCAACTCGAGTGA
- a CDS encoding ABC transporter ATP-binding protein produces MGSVRLENVTKRYSDVTAVDDMNITIEDGEFVSFVGPSGCGKSTTLEMIGGLTTQSEGSVYIDGTDVTDLPPKDRNLAMVFQNIALFPHMDVFDNMSYGLRIRGAEDEAIERRVDEAVETLKLEGMLDRMPSELSGGQRQRVAIGRAIVRDPEVFLMDEPLANLDAKLRVHMRTELQRIQRKLGVTAIYVTHDQEEAMTMSDRVAIINDGELQQIAPPLTCYEEPTNVFVAGFIGSPSMNFLEGTVADGRFESEIVSLDAPGVDASTDVTLGVRPEDIYPVDDHRAPATVGTVRADVDVIEPIGEKMFVYLRPAAADSPVEERGRTERDSLLMSVSPETELAEDEVIEVTFDQSSIHLFDAASGNALVHGLEREPTPTT; encoded by the coding sequence ATGGGTTCAGTTCGCCTGGAAAACGTTACCAAGCGGTACAGCGACGTCACGGCGGTCGACGACATGAACATCACCATTGAGGACGGCGAGTTCGTCTCGTTCGTCGGCCCCTCCGGCTGTGGCAAGTCCACAACGTTGGAGATGATCGGTGGCCTGACTACGCAGTCCGAGGGGAGCGTCTACATCGACGGGACCGACGTCACCGACCTCCCGCCGAAGGATCGGAACCTCGCGATGGTCTTCCAGAACATCGCGCTGTTCCCCCACATGGACGTCTTCGACAACATGAGCTACGGGCTCCGGATACGGGGCGCCGAGGACGAGGCCATCGAACGGCGAGTCGACGAGGCCGTCGAGACCCTCAAACTCGAGGGGATGTTAGACCGCATGCCGAGCGAACTGTCCGGCGGGCAGCGACAGCGCGTCGCCATCGGTCGCGCCATCGTCCGGGATCCCGAGGTGTTCCTCATGGACGAGCCCCTGGCGAACTTAGACGCGAAGCTGCGGGTACATATGCGCACGGAACTCCAGCGCATTCAGCGCAAACTGGGGGTAACGGCGATCTACGTCACCCACGATCAGGAGGAGGCGATGACGATGTCCGACCGCGTGGCGATCATCAACGACGGCGAACTCCAGCAGATCGCGCCGCCCCTGACGTGCTACGAGGAGCCGACGAACGTCTTCGTCGCCGGCTTCATCGGCTCGCCGTCGATGAACTTCCTCGAGGGGACGGTCGCGGACGGCCGCTTCGAGTCGGAGATCGTCTCCCTCGACGCGCCCGGCGTGGACGCGTCGACCGACGTCACGCTCGGGGTCCGGCCGGAAGACATCTATCCTGTCGACGATCACCGCGCTCCGGCGACGGTCGGCACCGTGCGCGCCGACGTCGACGTGATCGAACCGATCGGGGAGAAGATGTTCGTCTACCTCCGGCCGGCGGCGGCCGATTCGCCGGTCGAGGAACGGGGCCGCACGGAACGCGACTCCCTGCTCATGAGCGTCAGTCCGGAGACGGAACTCGCGGAGGACGAGGTGATCGAGGTCACATTCGATCAGTCCAGCATCCACCTGTTCGACGCGGCGTCCGGAAACGCCCTCGTCCACGGTCTGGAACGGGAGCCGACCCCGACAACCTGA
- a CDS encoding extracellular solute-binding protein: MHDSRSTDAASAGSVLRRRRFVITAGATATAGLAGCYGGGSDDALQLTATNEWRNNSDEITQALYDAGLSEDIELELISGGQTTDEMQNQYSQWLSSRQEKPDLLAFDSGWTLPFIVRGQLQNLEGELPSDVLDTVHEDYFEQSVNTTTDSDGELYGVPLYPDFPTIQYRKDLVEDAGYDWEQYRTDPLSWEQFSHELQDVYEQADVAYGYNWQAASEIQLACCVFNEFVTSWGGAYFGNPEEYLYGPIGDRPVTIDEEPVLQSLRMARTFIHGTDAPDTLDEFAGGITSEEAFQWGLSPSMQPFTDGDAVALRNWPYSININGADDALGEDMGVMPMPYGVPEGEGEYPGTGGSIGALGGWNYCVNPNTDRLDDALAFLETLTSPEFQRANFELVGHIPPNPDILEDATDVSIMGRYLEPLSFAGDHTMARPATAVWSQQSDPVAQEANAALMGDTGVEDAMSELASRLTDLEESFES, from the coding sequence ATGCATGACAGCCGCAGCACGGACGCTGCTAGCGCTGGCAGTGTGCTCCGTCGACGACGGTTCGTAATCACAGCGGGCGCGACCGCCACCGCCGGCCTCGCCGGCTGTTATGGCGGGGGGAGCGACGACGCGCTCCAGCTCACTGCCACGAACGAGTGGCGGAACAACAGCGACGAGATAACGCAGGCGCTGTACGACGCGGGCCTCTCCGAAGACATCGAGCTGGAACTGATCAGCGGCGGACAGACCACCGACGAGATGCAGAACCAGTACTCCCAGTGGCTCTCGTCCAGACAGGAGAAACCGGACCTGCTGGCGTTCGACAGCGGGTGGACGCTGCCGTTTATCGTCCGGGGGCAGCTCCAGAACCTCGAGGGAGAGCTGCCGTCGGACGTCCTCGATACCGTCCACGAGGACTACTTCGAACAGAGCGTCAACACCACGACCGACTCGGACGGAGAACTCTACGGCGTCCCGCTGTACCCCGACTTCCCGACGATCCAGTACCGGAAGGATCTGGTCGAAGACGCGGGGTACGACTGGGAACAGTACCGGACCGATCCGCTGTCGTGGGAGCAGTTCTCCCACGAACTGCAGGACGTCTACGAGCAGGCGGACGTCGCGTACGGCTACAACTGGCAGGCCGCCTCCGAGATCCAACTGGCCTGCTGCGTGTTCAACGAGTTCGTCACCTCGTGGGGCGGGGCGTACTTCGGCAACCCCGAGGAGTACCTCTACGGGCCGATCGGCGATCGCCCCGTGACGATCGACGAGGAGCCCGTCCTCCAGTCGCTTCGGATGGCGCGGACGTTCATCCACGGAACGGACGCGCCGGACACGCTCGACGAATTCGCCGGTGGCATCACCTCCGAGGAGGCATTCCAATGGGGACTGTCACCCTCGATGCAGCCGTTTACCGACGGCGACGCCGTCGCGCTGCGCAACTGGCCGTACTCGATCAACATCAACGGCGCCGACGACGCGCTCGGCGAGGACATGGGCGTGATGCCGATGCCGTACGGCGTCCCCGAGGGCGAAGGCGAGTACCCCGGCACCGGCGGCTCGATCGGCGCCCTCGGCGGCTGGAACTACTGCGTGAATCCGAACACGGACCGGCTCGACGACGCCCTCGCGTTTCTGGAGACGCTGACGTCGCCGGAGTTCCAGCGGGCGAACTTCGAACTTGTCGGTCACATCCCGCCGAACCCGGACATCCTCGAGGACGCGACCGACGTGTCGATCATGGGTCGGTACCTCGAGCCGCTCTCGTTCGCCGGCGATCACACGATGGCTCGTCCGGCGACGGCGGTGTGGAGCCAGCAGTCGGATCCCGTCGCCCAGGAGGCCAACGCTGCGCTAATGGGCGACACCGGCGTAGAGGACGCGATGTCGGAGCTCGCCTCGCGGCTGACCGACCTCGAGGAATCGTTCGAATCATGA
- a CDS encoding carbohydrate ABC transporter permease — protein sequence MSTDDRSATITGDRSRYRLDLAVLDRIERLSDTQFVYVMLLPVFALLGTMAIWPLLYTANISLHADNIVATNPVGEFVGLGNYVDILTGQANLQRPFFSLETPFTSAVPVTLLFTVGAVAVETVFGLAMALILNKEFRGRRWARVAMILPWAVPIVIQGMIFYLMFQPSVGFAVGPLNELGLISTTPLATSRDGLLIAILADVWKQSAFMALLILAGLQSIDRSLYDVADVAGASKLQQFRTITFPLVLPALLVALLFRTIGALKVYGLVEATSGCNTVPTLSCLVIGLWNGNRYGSAAAVAFIIAAVIGVLLLGYLAQLRRHERGEM from the coding sequence ATGAGTACGGACGACCGCTCAGCGACGATCACCGGTGATCGATCCCGGTATCGTCTCGACCTCGCGGTGCTCGACCGGATCGAGCGACTGAGCGATACGCAGTTCGTCTACGTGATGTTGCTCCCCGTCTTCGCGCTGCTCGGAACGATGGCCATCTGGCCGTTGCTCTACACGGCCAACATCTCACTGCACGCGGACAACATCGTGGCCACGAACCCGGTCGGCGAGTTCGTCGGCCTGGGGAACTACGTCGACATTCTCACCGGTCAGGCGAACCTCCAGCGGCCGTTTTTCAGCCTCGAGACCCCCTTCACAAGCGCCGTTCCGGTGACACTGCTGTTCACGGTCGGCGCGGTCGCCGTCGAAACGGTGTTCGGGCTCGCGATGGCGCTGATCCTGAATAAGGAGTTTCGCGGCCGACGGTGGGCGCGCGTCGCGATGATCCTTCCGTGGGCCGTCCCGATCGTCATTCAGGGGATGATCTTCTATCTCATGTTCCAGCCGTCGGTCGGGTTCGCTGTCGGTCCACTCAACGAACTCGGGCTGATCTCGACGACGCCGCTCGCGACCAGCCGAGACGGGCTGTTGATCGCCATCCTGGCCGACGTCTGGAAGCAGTCGGCGTTCATGGCGCTGCTCATCCTCGCGGGCCTGCAGAGTATCGATCGGAGCCTCTACGACGTCGCCGACGTCGCGGGCGCGTCGAAACTCCAGCAGTTCCGGACGATCACGTTCCCGCTCGTGCTCCCGGCGCTCCTCGTGGCGCTGCTGTTCCGAACGATCGGGGCACTCAAGGTGTACGGACTTGTCGAGGCGACGTCGGGGTGTAACACGGTGCCGACGCTCAGCTGTCTCGTCATCGGGCTCTGGAACGGGAACAGGTACGGCTCCGCGGCGGCGGTCGCGTTCATCATCGCCGCCGTCATCGGCGTCCTGTTGCTGGGATACCTGGCCCAGCTACGGCGCCACGAACGGGGTGAGATGTAA
- a CDS encoding carbohydrate ABC transporter permease produces the protein MSDATSDTESVIDRTAHRAIRDPDTVYRWLTYAGIGFFLTVSLFPFYWLVVLALTPNRAIADMGVVPKGFNPGAFLEVFEVVPFHLYMLNSVIIASLSTIIVLTVGSIAGYVFGRYDFPGRTPLLLGILVISYFPPVAFLIPLFRLFTGQVTLIGLESPELYNTPWGIVMPLSAITMPLIIFLLTTFYRQIPDGLEDAARIEGSTRIGALRRVIVPLSAPGVATAGILSFIIVYNEFFFSYLMVNGTVEGWSPVLHGIFAFQGSQQVAYNLMAAASIIGVIPMALLVMIAQERIVSGLTQGALKE, from the coding sequence ATGAGCGACGCCACCAGCGATACCGAGTCCGTGATCGACCGCACGGCCCACCGAGCGATCCGCGATCCCGACACCGTCTACCGATGGTTGACCTACGCCGGGATCGGGTTCTTCCTCACCGTCTCGCTGTTCCCGTTCTACTGGCTGGTCGTCCTCGCGCTCACGCCGAACCGGGCGATCGCCGATATGGGCGTGGTCCCGAAGGGGTTCAACCCCGGCGCGTTCCTCGAGGTCTTCGAGGTCGTGCCGTTCCACCTCTACATGCTAAACAGCGTGATCATCGCCTCGCTGTCGACGATCATCGTCCTGACGGTGGGCAGCATCGCCGGCTACGTCTTCGGCCGCTACGACTTCCCCGGTCGGACGCCGCTCCTGCTCGGGATCCTCGTCATCTCCTACTTCCCGCCGGTTGCCTTCCTGATCCCCCTCTTTCGCCTGTTCACGGGCCAGGTGACGCTTATCGGGCTCGAGTCCCCGGAGCTCTACAACACGCCGTGGGGGATCGTCATGCCGTTGAGCGCGATTACCATGCCGCTGATAATCTTCCTGCTGACGACGTTCTACCGACAGATTCCCGACGGTCTCGAGGACGCCGCACGCATCGAAGGGTCGACGCGAATCGGCGCCCTCCGCCGCGTCATCGTTCCGCTGTCGGCGCCCGGCGTGGCGACGGCGGGCATCCTCTCGTTCATCATCGTCTACAACGAGTTCTTCTTCTCGTATCTCATGGTGAACGGGACGGTCGAGGGCTGGTCGCCGGTCCTCCACGGGATCTTCGCCTTCCAGGGGTCACAGCAGGTCGCGTACAACCTGATGGCCGCCGCGAGCATCATCGGCGTGATTCCGATGGCGCTACTCGTCATGATCGCCCAAGAACGGATCGTTAGCGGGCTCACTCAGGGGGCGCTCAAGGAGTAA
- a CDS encoding sugar phosphate isomerase/epimerase family protein, translating into MDIGVLTTSISDESLADAFAYLSEQGVDAVELACGGFVGDDHLPQDEYLDDPDAQAELQDRLEEHGLYISALATHNNPLHPVDDRSREADRELRGAIRLASQLGVDTVTTFSGLPAGGPTDEVPNWITAPWPAEHREAHEYQWDVAEAYWSEVAAVADDHDVNVAIEMHPNMLVYEPRGLLRLRELTDDRIGANVDPSHLLWQGISVTEAIRLLGNRDAIHHVHAKDTKVYDHNAREKGVLDTAPYTEESERSWLFRSIGYGHGEDFWKDVVSALRLVDYDGALSIEHEDSLTSAREGLEKGIDVLDRAIFESTPDDAFWAE; encoded by the coding sequence ATGGACATCGGAGTCCTCACGACGTCGATTTCGGACGAATCGCTCGCGGACGCGTTCGCGTACCTCTCGGAGCAGGGCGTCGACGCAGTCGAACTGGCCTGCGGCGGCTTCGTCGGCGACGACCACCTCCCGCAGGACGAGTACCTCGACGATCCCGACGCGCAAGCGGAACTGCAGGACCGCCTCGAGGAACACGGGTTGTACATCTCGGCGCTCGCCACTCACAACAATCCGCTTCACCCCGTCGACGACCGCTCGCGGGAGGCCGACCGGGAACTTCGCGGCGCGATCCGCCTCGCGTCGCAACTCGGCGTCGACACCGTGACGACGTTCTCGGGGCTTCCGGCCGGCGGACCGACCGACGAGGTTCCGAACTGGATCACCGCCCCGTGGCCGGCCGAACACCGGGAGGCCCACGAGTACCAGTGGGACGTCGCTGAGGCCTACTGGTCTGAGGTGGCCGCCGTCGCCGACGATCACGACGTGAACGTCGCGATCGAGATGCACCCGAACATGCTCGTCTACGAGCCCCGAGGGCTGCTCCGGCTGCGCGAACTGACCGACGACCGGATCGGCGCGAACGTTGACCCGTCGCACCTGCTCTGGCAGGGAATTTCCGTCACCGAGGCGATCCGACTGCTCGGAAACCGCGACGCGATCCACCACGTCCACGCCAAGGACACGAAGGTCTACGACCACAACGCCCGCGAGAAGGGCGTCCTCGACACGGCGCCCTACACCGAGGAATCCGAGCGCTCGTGGCTCTTCCGGTCGATCGGCTACGGCCACGGCGAGGACTTCTGGAAGGACGTCGTCTCCGCGCTCCGGTTGGTCGACTACGACGGCGCGCTCTCGATCGAACACGAGGACTCGCTCACGTCGGCCAGGGAGGGACTCGAGAAGGGGATCGACGTTCTCGACCGCGCGATCTTCGAGTCGACGCCGGACGACGCCTTCTGGGCGGAGTAG
- a CDS encoding Gfo/Idh/MocA family protein produces MTYTAGIIGTGGIAGMGILGMHDEERIGREKITASHAGGFDAQAEIDLVAGADVEAAKLERFGEAWGIDPDRRYVGHEAMLESESLDVVSVCTPSSLHHRHVVDAARSAADPELIWCEKPIATDVTAAREMVDVCAETGTELVVNHSFRFTDKLRRLRTLVQEERLLGDPQSVTMQFRMELLRNATHLLDTLVYLLDARAETVSGHITGENEAVKSLEAGTQVDDAGGGGFVVMDDSTFVTVDCTIPRDSSSMTLQFIGSEGKLYLNNDDGEWRYWRLEDGEHVEEPLPGIDGAWTWEDDYERAFSNAAAHVVDVLEGRAANRSTGEEATRSLEIIIGLYLSHHTGGQVEIPLPRPLRDVRVTSW; encoded by the coding sequence ATGACGTACACTGCAGGCATCATCGGAACCGGCGGCATCGCCGGCATGGGGATTCTCGGGATGCACGACGAGGAGCGGATCGGCCGCGAGAAGATCACGGCCAGTCACGCCGGCGGCTTCGACGCGCAAGCCGAGATCGATCTCGTCGCCGGCGCCGACGTCGAGGCGGCGAAACTCGAGCGGTTCGGTGAGGCGTGGGGGATCGATCCGGACCGGCGCTACGTCGGCCACGAGGCGATGCTCGAGTCGGAGTCGCTCGACGTCGTCTCGGTCTGTACGCCGTCGTCCCTCCATCACCGGCACGTCGTCGATGCCGCCCGATCGGCCGCGGACCCCGAGCTGATCTGGTGTGAGAAACCGATCGCGACCGACGTCACCGCCGCCCGCGAGATGGTCGACGTTTGTGCAGAGACGGGGACGGAACTGGTCGTCAACCACTCGTTTCGGTTCACCGACAAGCTCCGGCGGCTTCGGACGCTCGTTCAGGAGGAGCGACTTCTCGGCGACCCCCAGTCGGTGACGATGCAGTTCCGGATGGAGTTGCTTCGAAACGCCACGCACCTGCTCGATACGCTCGTCTACCTCCTCGACGCTCGCGCCGAGACCGTTTCGGGGCACATCACCGGCGAGAACGAGGCGGTCAAGAGCCTCGAGGCCGGCACGCAGGTCGACGACGCCGGCGGCGGCGGCTTCGTCGTCATGGACGACAGCACGTTCGTTACCGTCGATTGTACGATCCCTCGTGACAGTTCGTCGATGACGCTCCAGTTCATCGGCAGCGAGGGGAAACTGTACCTGAACAACGACGACGGCGAGTGGCGCTACTGGCGACTCGAGGACGGCGAGCACGTCGAGGAGCCGCTACCTGGCATCGACGGCGCGTGGACCTGGGAGGACGACTACGAACGGGCGTTCAGCAACGCGGCCGCACACGTCGTCGACGTCCTCGAGGGACGCGCGGCGAACCGGTCGACGGGCGAGGAGGCGACGCGCAGCCTCGAGATCATTATCGGCCTCTACCTCTCACACCACACAGGCGGACAGGTCGAGATTCCGCTGCCCCGTCCGCTTCGCGACGTCCGCGTCACCTCGTGGTAA